The nucleotide sequence GAGACGGTCGGTGGTTCATGTCAAAGACTAATTTTGTGCCCGATGCTTTAAGCTTACTTAGCAGCATCCAATATTGTGCTAAATCATCTTCATTCAAAATAGCGAGTGCAATGCCAGAGAACAACACCATATCCAATGCGGTCATAGACGCGATATCAGTCGCATCAAACATAGACATCATTCGTTTTGCGGCAGAATCTGAACGCCAGTAGATAAACGAACGCTCACCCTCGTCATCAGTGTATATTCTGTATAAACCAATATGCTTTTCAGTATCGCGTTTTAAGAAACGTGTACTGATATTTTCTTCTTCCACCCCCGCGACCATTTGGTCACTTAAAGGATCGCTTCCTACGGCACTAATATAAAACGTTTCATGTTGGTTAAACGTGCGCTTTAGATACACTGCAGAATTATACGTATCGCCTGCAAACCCTTCTGATAGCTGGCCATCAAGCTCTTTTAGCTCGGCCATGCATTCACCAATAAATCCCACTCTCATGTATGCGGACTCCGAAATGTCTTCACCTATGCCCATTTACTGGCCTAGGGATGTTAATACCTATTAATACGTTTACTTTTGAGCCAGAAAATCGACGATACGGGGCTCGGCTGTGTTATCGAATTTGTTACCACTTAAATGGTTTTGAGGCTCACCCACGGTCAATTCAATGGAAATAGGTGCCGAGTCCTCAAACAGGTTATTTGTAACGTTGGCAATTTGAACACCATGGAAAAATAGGCTGGCGTGACGTGAATTACGTTTACCTTTGCCTACATTATTGATGACGTTGTCGGTCACTGTCACTTGTGGGCCGAAGGTACTCTCATCTCTGCCACCACGATAAACCAATGCCAAAGCGCCTTCTATATTAGTGAAGCTGTTGTCACTCACGTGTAACATTTCCACGTTGTATATCCCTAAATCATCTTTTTCTTTATTAAACTTTAATACGTGACCGGAAATATTGGAAAATTGGCTATGGGTAATGGAGAACGATTTTGCAAAGCTTCGTGCCCCTGCAGCAAAAAAGTGGTAACTATGGTTAACGGTTAAATCCACAACCTTAGTGTTGTCCATTTCAAAACGGTAGTTAGTTCTAAGCCCCCACTTTTGCGTGCGAATAAGGGTATTCCCTGTAGCATCGGGGGCGTCTTCACCTGACAGTACTAACCCTGAAAGAGAAAGCGCGCCATTATCCTTAATTTCAAACAATGCTGAACGTTGGGGAAGCAGTTTGGCTTTATGAGGATGTTTTGCCTTAATCACTAACGCTTTATCAATATAAACAATTTTTTGCTCATTATAGACGCCATCATTGAGGAGTAGCACGTCACCGTCAGAGGCATTGGCAACTGAATCAAATAACGCGTTAGTGCCAGCGGACACTTCATGAACCTTGCCAGAACCAAAAGCGGTATCGTACGCTTTTTTGGTGTACCAGCTTGGGCCAACGTCATCTTTTGTTAGCGCTTTAACCGAATTAGATGCGCCGACGGTAACGCCATCAACAGTTACGTTATAACCCGTGTCAGCCGTTATGCTGTCGTCTACATTAAACCCTTCACTAATTTTCTTATCTACCGGGTAATTAGCTATATTATCGTTAAACGTGATACCGCTTATATCATCGAAAAAGCTAAAGGTAGTGTCTGCCTTATCGCTGATGACAAGGTTTTGTTCAAAGCGACTATCTATAGGCGCAGCGGAGCGCTCTTCATCAGCCCCTGCAGCCAGTTGAATGTGACTGACATCAATGAAGGTATTGTGATGCACATACGCATTTTTAACTTGGTGATAGCGGTTTATGGGCGAATTGGGAACACCATTCATAATGGTAAACCCGCTGCCAAAACGATAACCCGTTAGCGACTTAAATACATTGT is from Alteromonas australica and encodes:
- a CDS encoding sugar kinase; its protein translation is MRVGFIGECMAELKELDGQLSEGFAGDTYNSAVYLKRTFNQHETFYISAVGSDPLSDQMVAGVEEENISTRFLKRDTEKHIGLYRIYTDDEGERSFIYWRSDSAAKRMMSMFDATDIASMTALDMVLFSGIALAILNEDDLAQYWMLLSKLKASGTKLVFDMNHRPSLWRDNEAAKALYAKAFELADVVLPGLEDFNFLYGFETIDEVISYLEQFTFDEIIIKNGSDPVTVIAEGNRMTIPLTPATKVVDTTSAGDAFNGVYLGARLAGVEIEDAVQKASKCAAFVIQHRGAIVEAGTYQDFVQNLA
- a CDS encoding polysaccharide lyase 6 family protein, producing the protein MSVFKRFTLLIGSTVVLSAQPALAEDFLVDSLSAYQKAVSDLAPGDRVILKNGVYEDFEMVFDAEGTADEPIELTVEEKGKVILSGQSSLAIGGKHLVVSGLVFKDGYSPSGAVVNYQVNKNRLANHVRVTELVIEDYSKPDRFENDYWVALYGKHNRLDHSYLAGKRNRGVTVAVRLNSEESIENHHRIDNNYFGFRPELGSNGGETLRIGTSHYSLEDSFTLVENNVFDKCNGEVEIISVKSGSNTLKGNTFIESRGTLTLRHGNGNKILENVFLGNRVANTGGVRIINQDQEVANNVFKSLTGYRFGSGFTIMNGVPNSPINRYHQVKNAYVHHNTFIDVSHIQLAAGADEERSAAPIDSRFEQNLVISDKADTTFSFFDDISGITFNDNIANYPVDKKISEGFNVDDSITADTGYNVTVDGVTVGASNSVKALTKDDVGPSWYTKKAYDTAFGSGKVHEVSAGTNALFDSVANASDGDVLLLNDGVYNEQKIVYIDKALVIKAKHPHKAKLLPQRSALFEIKDNGALSLSGLVLSGEDAPDATGNTLIRTQKWGLRTNYRFEMDNTKVVDLTVNHSYHFFAAGARSFAKSFSITHSQFSNISGHVLKFNKEKDDLGIYNVEMLHVSDNSFTNIEGALALVYRGGRDESTFGPQVTVTDNVINNVGKGKRNSRHASLFFHGVQIANVTNNLFEDSAPISIELTVGEPQNHLSGNKFDNTAEPRIVDFLAQK